The following proteins are encoded in a genomic region of Nomascus leucogenys isolate Asia chromosome 17, Asia_NLE_v1, whole genome shotgun sequence:
- the FZD9 gene encoding frizzled-9, protein MAVAPLRGALLLWQLLAAGGAALEIGRFDPERGRGAAPCQAVEIPMCRGIGYNLTRMPNLLGHTSQGEAAAELAEFAPLVQYGCHSHLRFFLCSLYAPMCTDQVSTPIPACRPMCEQARLRCAPIMEQFNFGWPDSLDCARLPTRNDPHALCMEAPENATAGPAEPHKGLGMLPVAPRPARPPGDLGPGSDGSGTCENPEKFQYVEKSRSCAPRCGPGVEVFWSRRDKDFALVWMAVWSALCFFSTAFTVLTFLLEPHRFQYPERPIIFLSMCYNVYSLAFLIRAVAGAQSVACDQEAGALYVIQEGLENTGCTLVFLLLYYFGMASSLWWVVLTLTWFLAAGKKWGHEAIEAHGSYFHMAAWGLPALKTIVILTLRKVAGDELTGLCYVASTDAAALTGFVLVPLSGYLVLGSSFLLTGFVALFHIRKIMKTGGTNTEKLEKLMVKIGVFSILYTVPATCVIVCYVYERLNMDFWRLRATEQPCAAAAGPGGRRDCSLPEGSVPTVAVFMLKIFMSLVVGITSGVWVWSSKTFQTWQSLCYRKIAASRARAKACRAPGSYGRGTHCHYKAPTVVLHMTKTDPSLENPTHL, encoded by the coding sequence TGTGGCAGCTGCTGGCGGCGGGCGGCGCGGCACTGGAGATCGGCCGCTTCGACCCGGAGCGCGGGCGCGGGGCTGCGCCGTGCCAGGCGGTGGAGATCCCCATGTGCCGCGGCATCGGCTACAACCTGACCCGCATGCCCAACCTGCTGGGCCACACGTCGCAGGGCGAGGCGGCCGCCGAGCTGGCGGAGTTCGCGCCGCTGGTGCAGTACGGCTGCCACAGCCACCTGCGCTTCTTCCTGTGCTCGCTCTACGCGCCCATGTGCACCGACCAGGTCTCGACGCCCATTCCCGCCTGCCGGCCCATGTGCGAGCAGGCGCGCCTGCGCTGCGCGCCCATCATGGAGCAGTTCAACTTTGGCTGGCCGGACTCCCTCGACTGCGCCCGGCTGCCCACGCGCAACGACCCGCACGCCCTGTGCATGGAGGCGCCCGAGAACGCCACGGCCGGCCCCGCGGAGCCCCACAAGGGCCTGGGCATGCTGCCCGTGGCGCCGCGGCCCGCGCGCCCTCCCGGAGACCTGGGCCCAGGCTCGGACGGCAGTGGCACCTGCGAGAATCCCGAGAAGTTCCAGTACGTGGAGAAGAGCCGCTCGTGCGCACCGCGCTGCGGGCCCGGCGTCGAGGTGTTCTGGTCCCGGCGCGACAAGGACTTCGCGCTGGTCTGGATGGCCGTGTGGTCGGCGCTGTGCTTCTTCTCCACCGCCTTCACTGTGCTCACCTTCTTGCTGGAGCCCCACCGCTTCCAGTATCCCGAGCGCCCCATCATCTTCCTCTCCATGTGCTACAACGTCTACTCGCTGGCCTTCCTGATCCGCGCGGTGGCCGGAGCGCAGAGCGTGGCCTGTGACCAGGAGGCGGGCGCGCTCTACGTGATCCAGGAGGGCCTGGAGAACACGGGCTGCACACTGGTCTTCCTGCTGCTCTACTACTTCGGCATGGCCAGCTCGCTTTGGTGGGTGGTCCTGACGCTCACCTGGTTCCTGGCGGCCGGGAAGAAATGGGGCCATGAGGCCATCGAGGCCCACGGCAGCTACTTCCACATGGCTGCCTGGGGCCTGCCCGCGCTCAAGACCATCGTCATCCTGACCCTGCGCAAGGTAGCGGGGGATGAGCTGACCGGGCTCTGCTACGTGGCCAGCACGGATGCAGCGGCGCTCACGGGCTTCGTGCTGGTGCCCCTCTCCGGCTACCTGGTGCTGGGCAGTAGTTTCCTCCTGACCGGCTTCGTGGCCCTCTTCCACATCCGCAAGATCATGAAGACGGGCGGCACCAACACAGAGAAGCTGGAGAAGCTCATGGTCAAGATCGGGGTCTTCTCCATCCTCTACACGGTGCCCGCCACCTGCGTCATCGTTTGCTACGTCTACGAACGCCTCAACATGGACTTCTGGCGCCTTCGGGCCACAGAGCAGCCATGCGCAGCGGCCGCGGGGCCCGGAGGCCGGAGGGACTGCTCACTGCCAGAGGGCTCGGTGCCTACCGTGGCGGTCTTCATGCTCAAAATTTTCATGTCACTGGTGGTGGGGATCACCAGCGGCGTCTGGGTGTGGAGCTCCAAGACTTTCCAGACCTGGCAGAGCCTGTGCTACCGCAAGATAGCAGCTAGCCGGGCCCGGGCCAAGGCCTGCCGGGCCCCCGGGAGCTACGGACGTGGCACGCACTGCCACTATAAGGCTCCCACCGTGGTCTTGCACATGACTAAGACGGACCCCTCTCTGGAGAACCCCACACACCTCTAG